One segment of Methylocella silvestris BL2 DNA contains the following:
- a CDS encoding sulfurtransferase TusA family protein — protein MRADSATTSLDLRGLACPLPALRTAKALRKLNGGDLLIVECTDPLASIDIPHLLNETGDALERQDRRDDALIFHIRRKRP, from the coding sequence ATGAGGGCCGACTCCGCCACAACCTCGCTCGACCTCAGGGGTCTTGCCTGTCCGCTGCCCGCGCTGCGCACCGCCAAGGCGTTGCGCAAGCTCAACGGGGGCGATCTGCTCATCGTCGAATGCACCGACCCGCTCGCCTCGATCGATATTCCGCACCTTCTCAACGAGACAGGCGATGCGCTCGAACGTCAAGACCGCCGCGATGACGCGCTGATTTTCCATATCCGGCGGAAGCGGCCATGA
- a CDS encoding DUF2478 domain-containing protein, with translation MSGENRPDIKTLASLVFEDGERANFIVEAFVAELSAEGYRLGGVIQLTEAAQSCDCRDTELRNVETGQTFSILQDLGRQSQSCRVDPGAIARAAGEIAGALERSPDLLFINRFGKLEIEGKGLYAEIGAAAMAGVPTLVCVPMRFLGAWRNFTMGLDEELPCSAEALRRWWSAFAVGGAVATIRAGAAS, from the coding sequence ATGAGCGGGGAGAATCGCCCGGACATCAAGACCCTCGCTTCGCTGGTGTTCGAGGATGGCGAGCGGGCAAACTTCATTGTCGAGGCCTTTGTCGCGGAGCTTTCCGCCGAGGGCTACAGGCTTGGCGGCGTGATCCAGCTCACGGAGGCGGCGCAAAGCTGCGATTGCCGGGACACCGAGCTTCGCAATGTCGAAACCGGCCAGACCTTCTCGATTCTTCAGGATCTTGGCCGGCAATCGCAATCCTGTCGCGTCGATCCGGGCGCGATCGCCAGAGCCGCCGGCGAGATCGCCGGGGCGCTCGAACGATCCCCCGACCTTCTGTTCATCAATCGCTTCGGCAAGCTTGAGATCGAGGGCAAGGGCCTCTACGCCGAAATCGGCGCGGCCGCCATGGCCGGCGTGCCGACGCTCGTCTGCGTGCCGATGCGCTTTCTGGGGGCCTGGCGGAATTTCACCATGGGCCTCGACGAGGAGCTGCCCTGTTCGGCCGAAGCGCTGCGGCGCTGGTGGAGCGCATTCGCCGTCGGAGGCGCCGTCGCGACGATTCGGGCTGGCGCGGCGTCTTGA
- a CDS encoding NUDIX hydrolase, whose protein sequence is MSAYEPPHIEDVDELIIKIEEKGWAFASDQAAEIDLHWQKLREANPHLFNGRVFLNFERALETRNDRRILSGVAAAVDFKAFLAWRDFGFPDVETRNCFAMAALVSADGAFMLGRMSESTANAGKIYFPAGTPDLSDVVGDRLDLEGSVARELLEETGIAADEVAFDAGWRVVFEGPRIACMKTTRSQLTASQIEAQFRAFAKHQKSPEFSALHPVFSEADLVADRMPDFTLRYLRDELAKA, encoded by the coding sequence TTGAGCGCATATGAGCCGCCTCACATTGAAGACGTCGACGAGCTGATCATCAAAATCGAAGAAAAGGGCTGGGCCTTTGCGAGCGATCAGGCAGCGGAGATCGACCTGCACTGGCAAAAGCTGCGCGAGGCCAATCCGCATCTTTTCAACGGCCGCGTCTTTCTGAATTTCGAGCGCGCGCTGGAGACGCGAAACGATCGGCGAATTTTGTCGGGCGTCGCCGCCGCGGTCGATTTCAAGGCCTTCCTGGCCTGGCGCGATTTCGGCTTTCCCGATGTTGAAACGCGCAATTGCTTTGCGATGGCGGCGCTCGTCTCGGCTGACGGCGCCTTCATGCTCGGACGTATGAGCGAATCGACCGCCAATGCCGGAAAAATCTATTTTCCGGCCGGCACCCCCGACCTCAGCGACGTCGTCGGCGACCGCCTCGACCTTGAAGGCAGCGTCGCGCGTGAATTATTGGAGGAGACGGGGATCGCAGCCGACGAAGTCGCCTTCGACGCCGGCTGGCGCGTCGTTTTCGAGGGACCGCGCATCGCCTGCATGAAGACGACGCGTTCGCAGCTCACCGCGTCGCAAATCGAGGCGCAGTTTCGCGCCTTCGCCAAGCATCAGAAAAGCCCGGAGTTCTCCGCGCTGCATCCGGTGTTTTCCGAAGCCGATCTTGTCGCGGACAGGATGCCCGATTTCACGCTGCGCTATCTGCGCGACGAGTTGGCGAAAGCCTAA
- a CDS encoding FAD-dependent monooxygenase: MSGHALIAGAGIGGLSAALFLAATGWRVSLFESAPVIEAVGAGLQLSPNATAILRQIGVLERLGRTSLAPKAVRVLRARDGATLALMRLDRAESRWGAPYLLAHRADLQRALLDAAAGQEAIALHTGVALTGFASGPGGVTAALRKGMTRFEVAGDCLIGADGSRSLVRGRLLGGDDALNMSRRAAWRALVPADRAPPEALRPESCLWLGRKAHLVHYPLRGGSVVNVVAIVAQEQGKADEGPFWSNAADPAELVETFKGWHESARALLAGAGEWRKWRLHDRDPLPGWSAGRVALLGDAAHPMLPFLAQGAAQAIEDAGALGAALGRVKAGGDIPGALSAYGASRLPRASRVQLESRAQERIYHLSGPAAFARDLALRAMGGERLLARYDWLYRAAPA; encoded by the coding sequence ATGTCTGGGCATGCCCTGATTGCCGGGGCGGGGATCGGCGGCCTCAGCGCCGCGCTTTTCCTTGCCGCAACGGGCTGGCGCGTCAGTCTGTTCGAATCTGCTCCGGTCATCGAGGCGGTCGGCGCGGGACTGCAACTGTCGCCCAACGCCACCGCGATCCTGCGTCAAATCGGCGTGCTCGAAAGGCTCGGCCGAACAAGCCTCGCGCCAAAGGCCGTGCGCGTGCTGCGCGCGCGTGACGGCGCGACGCTCGCGCTCATGCGGCTCGATCGTGCCGAAAGCCGCTGGGGGGCGCCCTATCTTCTCGCCCATCGCGCCGACCTGCAGCGCGCGCTGCTCGACGCCGCGGCGGGACAGGAGGCGATCGCGCTTCATACAGGCGTCGCGCTCACCGGCTTCGCATCGGGGCCAGGCGGCGTCACCGCGGCGCTGCGCAAGGGAATGACGCGCTTTGAAGTTGCGGGCGATTGTCTGATAGGCGCCGATGGTTCGCGCTCCCTCGTGCGCGGCAGGCTTCTTGGCGGAGATGACGCGCTGAATATGTCGCGTCGCGCCGCCTGGCGCGCGCTGGTTCCGGCCGATCGCGCGCCGCCCGAGGCGCTCCGCCCGGAAAGCTGCCTGTGGCTCGGTCGCAAGGCGCATCTCGTGCATTACCCTTTGCGCGGCGGCTCCGTCGTCAATGTCGTCGCCATCGTCGCGCAGGAGCAGGGGAAGGCCGATGAGGGACCATTCTGGTCGAACGCCGCCGATCCCGCCGAACTCGTAGAGACGTTCAAAGGCTGGCATGAAAGCGCGCGCGCTTTGCTCGCCGGCGCCGGCGAATGGCGCAAATGGCGCCTGCACGATCGCGACCCGCTGCCGGGCTGGAGCGCCGGGCGCGTCGCGCTGCTGGGCGACGCCGCCCATCCGATGCTGCCGTTCCTGGCTCAGGGCGCGGCGCAGGCGATCGAGGACGCCGGCGCGCTCGGCGCAGCGCTCGGCAGAGTGAAAGCGGGTGGCGATATTCCGGGGGCGCTGAGCGCCTATGGCGCAAGCCGGCTTCCCCGGGCGAGCCGCGTCCAGCTCGAATCGCGCGCGCAGGAGCGCATCTATCATCTTTCCGGACCTGCCGCCTTCGCGCGCGATCTCGCCTTGCGGGCGATGGGCGGCGAACGCCTGCTTGCGCGTTACGATTGGCTGTATCGCGCCGCGCCCGCTTGA
- a CDS encoding zinc-finger domain-containing protein: MAAHATPHFHNQPGVPRVRVSAREFMCVGALPPFDHPHIFIDMGDADEAICPYCSTLYVFDASLRGPCEPPECVFDPQSTSAAA, translated from the coding sequence ATGGCCGCTCATGCGACGCCGCATTTCCACAATCAGCCTGGCGTTCCGCGCGTGCGAGTCAGCGCGAGGGAATTTATGTGCGTCGGCGCGCTGCCGCCATTCGACCATCCGCATATCTTCATCGACATGGGCGACGCCGATGAAGCGATCTGCCCCTATTGTTCGACGCTCTATGTGTTTGACGCCTCGCTGCGCGGGCCGTGCGAGCCGCCCGAATGCGTCTTCGATCCGCAGTCGACGTCCGCCGCGGCATAA
- a CDS encoding glycosyltransferase family 4 protein: MRTVACALQTYSKVGGLQSFNRRLFQNLGRRALDAGELPVRAFVDDDADVALPTLPGVELVAPKSRLAFFAGAFWSGVFEADALLVCHINLLPLAIAVRLFRPRLPIVLFVHGFEAWNSQNRPRKLSEHLFLKAVTRIVSVSRYTAAVMSREFGVPLEKFRILPNAVDHIGLEVPAPARRPFSILTVTRLSAGERAKNVHEMIAAVAALRKVLPDVSYEIIGEGALRPELEALTRELGVDDVVSFRGLVDVETLQAAYASACVFAMPSDKEGFGIVYLEAWQYGLPVICSIHGAASEVVTDGVEGFVVDPADISTLTARLHDLLSKPDFAREMGERGRQKVEAKYLNANFRVDLSVILDELDDPEGEGAVARRHSQLKF; this comes from the coding sequence ATGCGCACCGTCGCTTGCGCTCTCCAGACCTATTCCAAGGTTGGAGGACTGCAAAGCTTCAATCGCAGGTTGTTTCAAAATTTGGGCCGCCGCGCCCTCGACGCCGGCGAGCTCCCTGTGCGCGCCTTTGTCGATGATGACGCCGATGTGGCACTCCCCACGCTTCCCGGCGTCGAATTGGTCGCGCCGAAATCAAGGCTTGCATTTTTCGCTGGAGCTTTCTGGAGCGGCGTATTCGAAGCCGATGCGCTTCTGGTCTGCCATATCAACTTGTTGCCGCTGGCGATCGCCGTTCGGCTGTTTCGTCCCCGTCTGCCGATCGTGTTGTTTGTGCATGGTTTTGAAGCCTGGAACAGCCAAAATCGGCCGCGCAAGCTGAGCGAACATCTATTCCTGAAAGCCGTGACCCGAATCGTTTCCGTGAGCCGCTATACCGCCGCCGTAATGAGCCGCGAATTCGGCGTCCCGCTCGAAAAATTCCGCATCCTGCCGAATGCGGTCGATCATATCGGGCTCGAGGTTCCGGCCCCGGCGCGACGGCCTTTCTCGATCTTGACCGTGACGCGCCTCAGCGCTGGGGAACGCGCCAAGAACGTCCATGAAATGATCGCCGCCGTCGCCGCCTTGCGGAAGGTCCTGCCGGACGTGTCCTATGAGATCATCGGCGAAGGCGCGCTGCGTCCAGAGCTTGAAGCGCTCACGCGCGAGCTTGGCGTCGACGATGTGGTTTCCTTCCGCGGGCTTGTCGACGTCGAAACCCTGCAGGCGGCCTATGCTTCGGCCTGCGTCTTCGCCATGCCGTCGGACAAGGAGGGGTTTGGCATCGTCTATCTTGAGGCCTGGCAATATGGCTTGCCGGTCATCTGCAGCATCCACGGCGCCGCGAGCGAAGTCGTCACGGACGGCGTCGAAGGTTTCGTGGTCGACCCGGCCGATATTTCCACGCTGACGGCGCGGCTTCATGATTTGCTGTCGAAGCCGGATTTCGCGCGGGAGATGGGCGAGCGTGGGCGCCAGAAGGTCGAGGCAAAATATCTCAACGCCAATTTCCGCGTCGATCTTTCCGTTATTCTCGACGAACTCGACGACCCTGAAGGCGAGGGCGCGGTCGCCCGCCGCCATTCGCAGCTCAAATTCTGA
- a CDS encoding CgeB family protein gives MKILYLGPEEGTAIQRIDAFRRLGHDVFVADVGLPLDSLPAPMALTDAWIFRTGCLGLDWIAERWLFQHIADKTFDVAFVDHGDLVNASSVRRLKKIAKVVVNYNQDNPYVPRDGRKWRLFLDALPYYDLVVTPRHSSVGPAKQAGARRVLEVRFAADEDVHRPISLSDADQSRFAAKVAFVGTWMAERGPFMLRLIERGVPLRIYGPRWNKAAEYDAIRAHVALGPLNGRDYVKAISGASIAIGLLSKGNEDLHTTRSLEIPAIGTLFCAERTSDHLEMYKDGEEAIFFDGPDECADLCLSLLQQPGRIREIAEAGRRRVRENGDFNEALLSKIVNAALEAKADA, from the coding sequence ATGAAAATTTTGTATCTCGGGCCCGAAGAAGGAACAGCGATCCAGCGGATCGACGCTTTCCGCAGGCTGGGACATGACGTCTTTGTCGCCGACGTTGGTCTTCCGCTCGACAGTCTGCCCGCGCCAATGGCCCTGACCGACGCGTGGATTTTTCGCACCGGATGTCTCGGCCTCGACTGGATCGCCGAGCGTTGGCTGTTTCAACACATCGCCGACAAGACGTTCGACGTTGCGTTCGTCGATCACGGCGATCTCGTCAACGCCTCCAGCGTCAGGCGGTTGAAGAAAATCGCCAAGGTGGTCGTGAACTACAATCAGGATAATCCGTATGTTCCACGCGACGGGCGGAAATGGCGCCTCTTTCTTGATGCGCTGCCTTATTACGATCTTGTCGTCACGCCCCGGCATTCGAGCGTCGGACCGGCGAAGCAGGCTGGGGCGAGACGCGTCCTTGAAGTCAGATTCGCGGCGGATGAGGACGTGCATCGGCCAATATCATTGTCGGACGCGGACCAATCGCGCTTTGCCGCCAAAGTGGCTTTTGTCGGCACCTGGATGGCGGAGCGCGGTCCTTTCATGCTGCGCTTGATCGAACGCGGCGTTCCCCTGCGGATCTACGGCCCAAGGTGGAACAAGGCGGCGGAGTATGATGCGATACGCGCGCATGTCGCGCTCGGCCCCCTCAACGGTCGCGACTATGTGAAAGCGATCAGCGGAGCTTCCATCGCGATCGGGCTTCTTTCAAAGGGCAATGAGGATCTGCATACAACAAGAAGCCTGGAGATCCCGGCCATCGGCACGCTGTTTTGCGCCGAACGCACGAGCGACCATCTCGAAATGTATAAGGACGGCGAAGAGGCGATTTTCTTTGACGGTCCCGACGAATGCGCCGACCTTTGCCTGTCCTTGCTGCAACAGCCGGGCCGCATCAGGGAGATCGCCGAGGCCGGACGCCGTCGCGTGCGTGAGAACGGCGACTTTAATGAAGCGCTGCTGAGCAAGATCGTCAATGCGGCGCTGGAGGCGAAGGCGGACGCTTGA
- a CDS encoding D-glycero-alpha-D-manno-heptose-1,7-bisphosphate 7-phosphatase — MPSPAIFLDRDGTIIVEKNYPSDPDQVALLPGAVDGLKSMARRGFPLVVVSNQSGIGRGYFSVEQADAVQDRVRDLLAREGVEIAGWYRCPHAPGEECACRKPSPGMIQDAARDLDLDPARSFVIGDKWSDVELAAAVGAAGLLVVTGHGYLDAERARDEGVPICRDLLDASGEIDRLLALQDVARSAL, encoded by the coding sequence ATGCCTTCGCCAGCCATTTTTCTCGATCGGGACGGGACGATTATTGTCGAGAAGAACTATCCGTCCGATCCGGATCAGGTCGCGCTGCTACCCGGCGCCGTGGACGGGTTGAAGTCGATGGCGCGGCGCGGCTTTCCCCTGGTCGTCGTCTCCAACCAGTCGGGGATCGGCCGCGGCTATTTTTCGGTCGAGCAGGCTGACGCGGTACAGGATCGCGTGAGGGATTTGCTCGCGCGCGAGGGCGTCGAAATTGCCGGATGGTATCGCTGCCCGCATGCGCCGGGCGAAGAATGCGCGTGCCGCAAGCCCTCGCCGGGTATGATTCAAGATGCGGCGCGCGATCTCGATCTCGACCCTGCGCGGTCTTTCGTCATCGGTGATAAATGGTCCGACGTCGAACTCGCCGCGGCGGTCGGCGCGGCCGGTCTTCTTGTTGTCACCGGCCACGGCTATCTCGACGCCGAACGGGCGCGGGACGAGGGCGTTCCGATCTGCCGCGATCTCCTAGACGCAAGCGGGGAGATCGATCGCCTTCTGGCGCTGCAAGATGTTGCGCGGAGCGCTCTTTAG
- a CDS encoding glycosyltransferase family 9 protein produces MPNQVDALNKVTVDDAGLLKTYQEQDEPDAAAAGQDASKARRRILIYRIGSLGDTVVALPCFHKLAEAFPDAERYVLTNVPVSKKAAALELILGGSGLIHGVVDYPIKTRSIREMWKLSRRLKALEATTLVYLTPRLNRLLVIRDILFFRFSGIKRIIGAPLAPDVQILIHDAEGFGAMESVRLARTLRELGPIDLDDRKNWDLKVTDVEKEAGEAALAPFGGGRFIGVNMGGKSAANHWGEENWRRLLKDLALTHGGYGLLFLGAADEAGAVEKVTPGWPGMIVNACGQLAPRESAAALARASLFVGHDSGPMHLAAAMGVTCVAPFGALNRPRRWHPYGPNHRIIHRLDGIDKVRVEEMAHEVRDVLPGLAAGGPNAGT; encoded by the coding sequence ATGCCGAACCAGGTCGACGCCTTGAACAAAGTCACCGTCGATGATGCCGGGCTGCTCAAAACCTATCAGGAACAGGACGAGCCGGACGCAGCAGCCGCCGGCCAAGACGCGAGCAAAGCCCGTCGGCGCATCTTGATCTACCGAATTGGCAGCCTTGGCGATACGGTCGTCGCTTTGCCCTGTTTCCACAAGCTGGCGGAAGCGTTTCCCGACGCCGAGCGCTATGTCTTGACCAATGTCCCGGTCTCCAAAAAGGCCGCCGCGCTCGAACTGATCCTTGGCGGATCGGGTCTCATCCATGGCGTTGTCGATTATCCGATCAAGACGCGCTCGATCCGCGAAATGTGGAAATTGTCGCGGCGCCTCAAGGCGCTCGAGGCGACGACGCTGGTCTATCTGACGCCGCGGCTCAATCGCTTGCTCGTCATTCGCGACATATTGTTTTTCCGCTTCAGCGGCATCAAGCGCATCATCGGCGCTCCGCTCGCGCCGGATGTTCAGATCCTCATTCATGATGCGGAAGGCTTTGGCGCGATGGAAAGCGTGCGGCTTGCGCGCACCCTTAGAGAGCTGGGGCCAATCGATCTCGACGACCGCAAGAATTGGGATCTCAAGGTCACGGACGTAGAAAAAGAGGCCGGGGAGGCCGCTCTTGCGCCTTTCGGGGGCGGCCGCTTCATCGGCGTGAACATGGGCGGCAAGTCCGCAGCCAATCATTGGGGCGAGGAGAACTGGCGCCGGCTGCTGAAGGATCTTGCCCTTACCCATGGCGGCTACGGGCTGCTGTTCCTTGGCGCCGCCGACGAGGCCGGAGCGGTGGAGAAGGTGACGCCCGGATGGCCGGGGATGATCGTCAACGCCTGCGGTCAACTGGCGCCGCGCGAAAGCGCCGCGGCGCTAGCCCGGGCGAGCCTGTTTGTCGGGCATGATTCGGGGCCGATGCATCTTGCCGCCGCCATGGGCGTGACCTGCGTCGCGCCTTTCGGCGCTCTGAACCGGCCGCGCCGCTGGCATCCCTATGGGCCCAATCATCGAATCATTCACCGCCTCGACGGCATCGACAAGGTTCGCGTCGAGGAGATGGCCCATGAGGTGCGCGACGTTCTCCCGGGGCTTGCCGCCGGCGGCCCGAACGCCGGCACGTAA
- the gmk gene encoding guanylate kinase, with translation MLILSSPSGAGKTTLTRMLLQTKELDLTLSISVTTRLRRSSEVDGIHYSFISRKKFEAMRDGGELLEWAEVHGNCYGTPREPVDKVLAEGRDVLFDIDYQGAQQVRQKTGADVVTIFILPPSMKELRARLERRAEDPPDVIAKRLENARNEIRRWTQYDYVLVNSDLQSTFRELTAIVTAERSRAVRSTQAIGAFVESLLQQD, from the coding sequence ATGCTGATCTTGTCCTCCCCCTCCGGCGCCGGCAAGACCACGCTGACGCGCATGCTGCTGCAGACGAAGGAGCTCGATCTCACCCTGTCGATCTCGGTGACGACGCGGCTGCGCCGCTCAAGCGAGGTTGACGGCATTCACTACAGCTTCATTTCCCGCAAGAAATTCGAAGCGATGCGCGATGGCGGCGAATTGCTCGAATGGGCGGAAGTGCATGGCAATTGTTACGGAACGCCGCGCGAGCCCGTCGACAAAGTGCTCGCCGAGGGCCGCGACGTCTTGTTCGATATCGATTATCAGGGTGCGCAACAGGTGCGCCAAAAGACCGGCGCCGACGTCGTCACCATTTTCATCCTGCCGCCGTCGATGAAGGAACTGCGCGCCCGGCTCGAGCGCCGCGCGGAAGATCCGCCCGACGTCATCGCCAAAAGGCTGGAGAACGCGCGCAACGAAATCCGCCGCTGGACGCAATATGACTATGTTCTGGTCAATAGCGATCTGCAGAGCACTTTCAGGGAGCTTACGGCGATCGTAACGGCTGAACGCAGCCGCGCGGTTCGGTCGACGCAGGCGATCGGCGCCTTTGTCGAAAGCTTGCTGCAACAGGATTGA
- a CDS encoding YicC/YloC family endoribonuclease, translated as MTIASMTGFARIAGGAGAYSWAFELKSVNAKGFDLRLRLPQGFDPIEPDARRRLGEKLHRGTVYATLSVKREAESPEIRINQDLLGKLLAAVQGLDLPAGVAPARLDGLLALRGVVETVDALETEAALNEARAGALKNLDDALDALVAMRRAEGAALGKTLEARLARIALLTREADACPGRQPAAISARLRQAVEALCENTSLDLNRLHQEAAILAAKGDIREELDRLTTHAAAAGALIAAGGPIGRKLDFLAQEMSREANTLSAKSNDAALTAIGMELRIEIEQFREQVQNVE; from the coding sequence ATGACAATCGCCAGCATGACCGGTTTCGCCCGGATCGCGGGAGGGGCCGGCGCCTATAGCTGGGCCTTCGAATTGAAATCGGTCAACGCCAAGGGATTCGATCTGCGCCTGCGCTTGCCGCAAGGCTTCGACCCGATCGAGCCTGACGCGCGCCGCCGCCTCGGCGAAAAGCTCCATCGCGGCACCGTCTACGCGACTTTATCCGTAAAGCGCGAGGCGGAAAGCCCCGAGATCCGCATCAATCAGGATCTGCTCGGCAAGCTCCTCGCTGCGGTGCAAGGGCTCGACCTGCCGGCCGGCGTCGCGCCGGCAAGGCTCGACGGGCTGCTCGCGCTGCGCGGCGTCGTCGAGACCGTCGACGCCCTTGAAACCGAAGCCGCCCTCAATGAGGCCCGCGCTGGCGCGCTCAAAAATCTCGACGACGCGCTCGACGCGCTGGTTGCGATGCGTCGCGCGGAGGGCGCGGCGCTCGGAAAGACGCTGGAGGCCCGGCTGGCGCGGATCGCGCTGCTGACGCGAGAGGCGGACGCCTGTCCCGGGCGCCAGCCCGCGGCGATCAGCGCGCGGCTGCGGCAGGCGGTGGAAGCGCTTTGCGAGAATACGAGTCTCGATCTAAACAGGCTGCATCAGGAGGCGGCGATCCTCGCCGCCAAAGGGGACATTCGCGAGGAGCTCGATCGGCTCACGACTCATGCCGCCGCCGCGGGCGCCTTGATCGCCGCCGGCGGCCCGATCGGGCGCAAGCTCGATTTCCTGGCGCAGGAAATGTCGCGCGAAGCCAATACGCTCAGCGCCAAATCGAACGATGCGGCGCTCACCGCGATTGGCATGGAATTGCGCATCGAAATCGAGCAGTTTCGCGAGCAGGTCCAGAATGTCGAGTAG
- the era gene encoding GTPase Era, translating into MSEDHKHIAGGGGQAARCGFVALIGAPNAGKSTLINQLVGAKVSIVSRKAQTTRAQVRGIAIEGDAQIIFVDTPGIFAPRRRLDRAMVTSAWGGAGDADAVALLVDARKGLDEDVEAILARLADVRAAKILVINKIDTVEPPKLLDIAAQFNDRLAFDHTFMISALRGYGVETMRRQLAALMPPGPWHYPEDQISDAPMRSLAAEITREKIFERLHDELPYQSTVETDIWTEMPDGSVRIEQTIFVMRDGHKKIVLGEGGRTIKAIGTAARKEISEAIEQKAHLFLFVKVRENWADDPERYREMGLDFPK; encoded by the coding sequence ATGAGCGAGGACCACAAGCACATTGCAGGGGGCGGCGGGCAGGCGGCGCGTTGCGGCTTTGTCGCGCTGATCGGCGCGCCGAACGCGGGCAAGTCGACGCTGATCAATCAGCTCGTCGGCGCCAAGGTTTCGATCGTCTCGCGCAAGGCGCAGACGACGCGCGCGCAGGTGCGCGGCATCGCCATCGAGGGCGACGCGCAGATCATCTTTGTCGACACGCCGGGCATTTTCGCGCCAAGGCGCAGGCTCGACCGGGCGATGGTCACCTCGGCCTGGGGCGGGGCGGGCGACGCCGACGCCGTCGCGCTGCTGGTCGATGCGCGCAAGGGCCTCGACGAAGACGTCGAGGCGATCCTGGCGCGGCTCGCCGACGTCAGGGCGGCGAAAATTCTCGTCATCAACAAGATCGACACGGTCGAGCCGCCAAAACTGCTCGACATCGCCGCGCAGTTCAATGACAGGCTGGCGTTCGATCATACTTTCATGATTTCGGCGCTGCGCGGCTATGGCGTCGAAACCATGCGCCGCCAGCTCGCCGCTTTGATGCCGCCGGGGCCATGGCATTATCCGGAAGATCAGATTTCGGACGCGCCGATGCGCTCGCTCGCCGCCGAAATCACCCGCGAAAAAATCTTCGAGCGGCTGCACGACGAACTGCCCTATCAGTCGACGGTCGAGACCGATATCTGGACCGAGATGCCCGACGGCTCGGTTCGCATCGAGCAGACAATTTTCGTCATGCGCGACGGCCACAAGAAAATCGTGCTCGGCGAGGGCGGCCGGACCATCAAGGCGATCGGCACCGCCGCCCGCAAGGAGATTTCCGAGGCGATCGAGCAGAAGGCGCATCTGTTTTTGTTCGTCAAGGTTCGGGAGAACTGGGCCGACGATCCCGAGCGTTACCGCGAAATGGGCCTTGATTTCCCGAAGTGA
- the rnc gene encoding ribonuclease III, whose amino-acid sequence MAAAPDLSALEARIGHRFSAADLIEAALTHVSAAQGKRVSYQRLEFLGDRVLGVVVANMLYGAFPDADEGELSRRLADLVRKESCAEVALEWGVEAYVRVGESEKQNASVNRAILGDVCESIIGAVFLDGGFAPAQRVVTQAFEPRMRSPRRPLRDPKTTLQEWAQARGLPPPSYRETARTGPDHAPEFTISVEIAGFQQAEARGFAKRLAEQAAAAAFLTREKIVEPGDRKGAA is encoded by the coding sequence ATGGCGGCGGCTCCGGATCTGAGCGCGCTTGAGGCGCGCATCGGTCATCGATTCTCGGCGGCGGACCTGATCGAGGCCGCGCTCACCCATGTCAGCGCGGCGCAGGGCAAACGGGTCAGCTATCAGCGGCTTGAGTTTCTCGGCGACCGCGTTCTCGGCGTCGTCGTCGCGAATATGCTCTACGGCGCCTTTCCCGACGCCGACGAGGGCGAATTATCGCGCCGCCTCGCCGATCTCGTGCGCAAGGAAAGCTGCGCCGAGGTCGCGCTCGAATGGGGCGTCGAGGCCTATGTGCGCGTCGGCGAAAGCGAAAAGCAGAACGCGTCGGTCAATCGGGCGATCCTCGGCGACGTCTGCGAATCGATCATCGGCGCTGTTTTTCTGGACGGCGGCTTCGCGCCGGCCCAAAGGGTGGTGACGCAGGCCTTCGAGCCGCGCATGCGCTCGCCGCGCCGGCCCCTGCGCGATCCGAAGACCACTTTGCAGGAATGGGCGCAGGCGCGCGGCCTGCCGCCGCCCTCCTATCGCGAGACCGCGCGGACCGGGCCGGACCACGCGCCGGAATTCACGATTTCCGTCGAGATCGCCGGCTTCCAGCAGGCTGAGGCGAGGGGCTTCGCCAAGCGGCTGGCGGAGCAGGCGGCGGCGGCGGCCTTTCTGACGCGGGAAAAAATCGTCGAACCCGGCGACCGGAAAGGCGCGGCATGA